The following coding sequences lie in one Aquabacterium olei genomic window:
- the gap gene encoding type I glyceraldehyde-3-phosphate dehydrogenase produces the protein MTIKIGINGFGRIGRMVFRAAVQNFANDIEIVGINDLLEPDYLAYMLKYDSVHGRFKGDVAVDGNNLIVNGKKIRLTAVKNPAELAWNEVGADIVIESTGLFLTKETAEAHIKAGAKKVIMSAPSKDDTPMFVYGVNDKTYAGQTIISNASCTTNCLAPVAKVLNDTFGIKRGLMTTVHAATATQKTVDGPSNKDWRGGRGILENIIPSSTGAAKAVGVVIPELNKKLTGMAFRVPTSDVSVVDLTVELNTEASYEDICKAMKAASEGAMKGVLGYTEDKVVATDFRGESCTSVFDAEAGLALDKTFVKVVSWYDNEWGYSNKCLEMARVIAK, from the coding sequence ATGACGATCAAGATCGGTATCAACGGCTTCGGCCGCATCGGCCGCATGGTGTTCCGTGCAGCAGTCCAGAACTTCGCCAACGACATCGAGATCGTCGGCATCAACGACCTGCTGGAGCCGGACTACCTGGCTTACATGCTGAAGTACGACAGCGTGCACGGTCGCTTCAAGGGTGACGTCGCCGTTGACGGCAACAACCTGATCGTCAATGGCAAGAAGATCCGCCTGACCGCCGTGAAGAACCCGGCCGAGCTGGCCTGGAACGAAGTCGGCGCCGACATCGTGATCGAGTCGACCGGCCTGTTCCTGACCAAGGAAACCGCCGAAGCCCACATCAAGGCCGGCGCCAAGAAGGTCATCATGTCGGCCCCGTCGAAGGACGACACCCCGATGTTCGTCTACGGCGTGAACGACAAGACCTACGCCGGTCAGACCATCATCTCCAACGCGTCGTGCACCACGAACTGCCTGGCCCCGGTGGCCAAGGTGCTGAACGACACCTTCGGCATCAAGCGCGGCCTGATGACCACCGTGCACGCTGCCACCGCCACGCAGAAGACCGTGGACGGCCCGTCGAACAAGGACTGGCGCGGCGGCCGCGGCATCCTGGAAAACATCATCCCCTCGAGCACTGGCGCTGCCAAGGCCGTGGGCGTGGTGATCCCCGAGCTGAACAAGAAGCTGACCGGCATGGCCTTCCGCGTGCCCACCTCCGACGTGTCGGTGGTCGACCTGACGGTCGAGCTGAACACCGAAGCCTCGTACGAAGACATCTGCAAGGCCATGAAGGCCGCCTCGGAAGGCGCCATGAAGGGCGTGCTGGGCTACACGGAAGACAAGGTCGTGGCGACCGACTTCCGCGGTGAGTCGTGCACCTCGGTGTTCGACGCCGAAGCCGGCCTGGCACTGGACAAGACCTTCGTGAAGGTCGTGTCCTGGTACGACAACGAGTGGGGCTACTCGAACAAGTGCCTGGAAATGGCACGCGTGATTGCGAAGTAA
- a CDS encoding glycosyltransferase family 87 protein, producing the protein MVVLPFSLAKHFMLASEMVAHPASTDFYKFYISGLRLQSGTTMYWQYDKASETVCDPSGPLECFTQARLGLHPNLNSPAFAPAAFLIARLGYETSWWTWFCISLICIFVTSWIIAEQLPTNFCGKQVTTWIFTALVLTHPVHVSLSLGQVTPILMLLTAAMFHGATKGSKRLAGFILGALICLKPFFGLFFVPLLARKDYETAACTTLAIVIIGASTGIWLGLSTFIDFTQAVNSITWSASNWNASLFGWVCRIFGGSENRPLIDAPQLGVLLYVVISMALTAALFIVNRKHTQALSNCQLQDRALTQTLPTMLLLAPLGWIYYFPLLAFCIPSMIKQERRFFQSALLFFFLAVCLIPQALTLAADLNDTTQQLIEASIYFYALAGLWAAFFITNPSPKSPTLITQSRE; encoded by the coding sequence ATGGTTGTTCTCCCATTTAGCCTCGCCAAGCACTTCATGCTAGCGAGCGAGATGGTCGCCCATCCGGCCAGCACCGACTTTTATAAATTTTACATATCGGGTCTTCGCCTCCAAAGCGGAACAACCATGTATTGGCAATACGATAAGGCATCCGAAACCGTGTGCGACCCTTCAGGGCCACTCGAGTGCTTCACTCAGGCACGACTCGGACTTCATCCAAACTTAAACAGTCCAGCATTCGCCCCCGCCGCTTTTTTGATAGCGCGTCTCGGTTATGAGACATCATGGTGGACTTGGTTCTGCATTTCTCTCATTTGCATCTTTGTCACCTCTTGGATCATCGCCGAACAGCTACCAACAAACTTCTGCGGCAAGCAAGTTACGACATGGATATTCACGGCGCTAGTCTTAACTCACCCCGTACACGTCAGCCTGTCACTCGGGCAAGTCACTCCAATTCTGATGTTGCTCACAGCAGCCATGTTTCACGGCGCTACAAAAGGTAGTAAACGACTTGCTGGCTTCATCCTTGGCGCCCTGATTTGTTTAAAACCCTTTTTCGGCCTCTTCTTCGTGCCCCTGCTTGCTCGTAAAGATTACGAAACGGCTGCGTGCACCACCCTGGCCATCGTGATCATTGGTGCATCAACTGGGATTTGGCTCGGTCTCAGTACGTTCATTGACTTCACCCAAGCCGTCAACAGCATCACATGGAGCGCAAGCAACTGGAACGCCTCCCTATTCGGCTGGGTCTGTCGCATCTTTGGAGGCTCAGAGAATAGGCCGTTGATCGACGCGCCGCAACTCGGCGTGCTCCTGTACGTAGTGATAAGCATGGCGCTTACCGCCGCTTTATTTATTGTCAATCGTAAGCACACGCAAGCGTTATCCAACTGCCAGCTGCAAGACCGAGCACTGACCCAGACTCTGCCCACCATGCTACTTCTAGCACCGTTGGGCTGGATTTATTACTTCCCACTGCTTGCTTTCTGCATACCGAGCATGATCAAACAAGAACGTCGCTTTTTTCAATCAGCACTATTATTTTTCTTTTTGGCGGTGTGCCTAATCCCTCAAGCGTTGACCCTCGCCGCAGACTTAAATGATACAACACAACAACTGATCGAAGCATCGATTTACTTTTACGCGTTAGCAGGACTATGGGCTGCTTTTTTCATAACGAATCCGAGCCCCAAGTCGCCCACCTTAATCACGCAATCGCGCGAGTAA
- a CDS encoding pilin translates to MKRVQQGFTLIELMIVVAIIGILAAVALPAYQDYTIRARVTEGLSLASSAKTTVSENAAAGTSPLNLGWTSPNSTANVSSVSVAGSTGVITITYTSTAGGSASSANSLTLTPTSGGSPLTAGATATGSINWACSGTLENKYRPASCRSGT, encoded by the coding sequence ATGAAGCGCGTTCAACAAGGTTTTACCCTGATCGAACTGATGATCGTTGTGGCGATCATCGGTATTCTGGCGGCTGTGGCGCTGCCGGCGTATCAGGACTACACCATCCGGGCCCGTGTGACTGAGGGTCTGTCTCTAGCATCGTCCGCTAAAACCACGGTGTCCGAGAATGCCGCAGCGGGTACCAGCCCGCTGAACCTTGGTTGGACCTCCCCCAACTCGACGGCCAACGTCTCCAGCGTTAGCGTTGCAGGTTCTACTGGGGTGATCACCATTACCTACACGTCCACTGCTGGGGGTTCTGCATCGTCCGCAAACTCACTCACACTGACGCCTACGTCTGGCGGCTCGCCGCTGACCGCCGGTGCAACTGCAACGGGCAGCATCAATTGGGCATGCAGCGGCACGCTGGAGAACAAGTACCGTCCTGCTTCTTGCCGCAGCGGCACATGA
- a CDS encoding glycosyltransferase family 39 protein, producing MLEVGDTFAKRVSFGLFFVIFLYVFFQYAWLTEDAFINFRVLENMRGGQGFVWNPGERVQVFTSALWLFLNYFAYEISGQIFQAAIFLSLLLVSAVMIVFYVLAERRTGLFLLSVSPFLLSRSLRDYMTSGLETPLVMLAITFFVLALVKAKIHRGLWLGLATSMCLLTRHDIFVVVLPFLIFEIVGAWGRPHGWRHFAVGFAAGLVPFLLWTGFSLVYFGLPVPNTARAKVVGGDTVAQSLMYLEYMRHFDPLAYFALAGSLLLQFSVRSKYRFAYLVSIFFFLVYIASVGADYMIGRFFVGPLVLSLALSVHAVRDRSGDKDVSTLLSSARSGLIIVGMLLLLGFRVNNESRYWDARPVFVSGIVDERHVYYGQTDLETIAQSGVLGHFKDNARHMRDPGGIYMACNIGMAVYYADRAVRVIDPLALSDFFLAGLRPLPSARIGHFERPVPIEYIKSLQQERNAFTDARVAAYFNDTLLITRSHELFSAERFRAIYRVLTGAHSEALRLASVSPALVGGFVEVPATEKTSVACAGAGTRVIRFK from the coding sequence ATGTTGGAAGTAGGTGACACATTTGCAAAGAGGGTGAGTTTCGGCCTCTTCTTTGTGATTTTTCTGTATGTTTTTTTTCAGTACGCATGGCTGACGGAGGACGCCTTCATCAATTTTAGAGTGCTGGAGAATATGCGGGGAGGGCAAGGGTTTGTCTGGAATCCTGGGGAGAGAGTCCAGGTTTTTACGTCTGCGCTGTGGTTATTTCTGAATTATTTTGCATACGAGATTTCGGGGCAGATATTCCAGGCTGCCATTTTTCTGTCCTTGTTGCTGGTTTCGGCCGTCATGATCGTATTCTATGTTCTGGCGGAGCGGAGGACCGGCCTTTTTCTGTTGTCTGTGTCGCCCTTCCTGCTCTCACGTAGTCTGCGTGATTACATGACGTCGGGGTTGGAGACGCCGTTGGTTATGTTGGCGATAACTTTTTTTGTCTTGGCGCTTGTCAAGGCAAAGATTCATCGCGGACTTTGGTTGGGCCTGGCCACCTCTATGTGCTTGTTAACGAGGCACGATATTTTTGTGGTTGTCTTGCCATTTTTGATCTTTGAGATCGTTGGCGCCTGGGGTCGCCCACATGGTTGGCGACACTTTGCTGTAGGCTTCGCGGCTGGGTTGGTGCCCTTCTTGCTGTGGACAGGTTTCTCTCTTGTCTATTTTGGTTTGCCTGTCCCAAATACCGCGAGAGCAAAGGTGGTCGGTGGCGATACTGTTGCCCAGTCCTTGATGTACTTGGAGTACATGCGGCATTTTGATCCGTTGGCGTATTTTGCGCTCGCAGGGAGTTTGTTGTTGCAATTCTCTGTTCGATCAAAATATAGGTTCGCATATCTGGTGTCCATCTTTTTTTTCCTGGTGTACATCGCGTCTGTCGGTGCGGATTACATGATCGGAAGATTCTTCGTGGGCCCGCTGGTGTTGTCGCTTGCATTATCTGTGCATGCTGTGCGGGATAGATCGGGGGATAAAGACGTCTCAACGTTGCTCTCGTCAGCGCGATCTGGCTTGATCATTGTCGGCATGCTGTTGTTGTTGGGTTTTCGGGTCAATAACGAATCTCGGTATTGGGATGCTCGCCCGGTGTTTGTGTCGGGTATTGTCGATGAGCGACATGTCTATTATGGGCAGACCGACCTTGAAACCATTGCTCAGTCTGGTGTGTTGGGCCATTTCAAAGATAATGCTAGGCACATGCGCGATCCTGGTGGTATATATATGGCATGCAACATTGGCATGGCTGTGTACTATGCCGACCGCGCCGTGCGGGTCATCGATCCATTGGCACTTTCGGATTTTTTCTTAGCAGGTCTGCGGCCGTTGCCAAGTGCGCGAATCGGTCATTTCGAGAGGCCCGTGCCAATTGAATATATTAAATCGTTGCAGCAAGAACGAAATGCTTTTACGGACGCACGTGTTGCCGCATATTTCAATGACACTCTTCTCATCACTCGTAGTCACGAGCTATTCAGTGCGGAGCGCTTTCGGGCCATCTACAGAGTGCTGACAGGCGCTCACTCTGAGGCACTGCGTCTAGCGTCGGTTTCCCCCGCACTTGTTGGGGGTTTCGTAGAGGTGCCAGCAACAGAGAAGACCTCTGTTGCCTGTGCTGGGGCCGGTACAAGAGTGATCCGTTTCAAGTAG
- a CDS encoding tetratricopeptide repeat protein has product MIGIATEERARERPFLLSGYVGLWVGLLAVALLLAYSDVVANGYVWDDWEIVARALGGHGRSGLETILGPVLPGAPYFRPLVIGTFVAEMQWGGSNSARTHTISIAIHLANTLLIFSVMLVLARRIRGSLNVKTVTWLGCGTLLYALHPALIEAVAWASARFDLLATNIALVYVLAGLLLRGAARLPILFVLFLAAMFSKEAVIGLPIFFALLSDALERNARPAGFAVIRLRGLVEGVVICLLGAGIYFYAKSYFIDQAIFTDTFVANEWGGWRRFALIGETLLTYASLVFAPFTSIGPYHPIPWDYANGYRPLFVSTGVACFAGLMVVQGLRGRWWLLIAIMCVIAPVINVLPLSVAGSIAQDRYLTLPLAMIAISSVVLVLKTPSLLRLETPASIAVTLLAFAVFWMNVKVTVPLWKSDLTLWAWAAEKHGSLPYVRKNHVSSLIAYGMIDQAEAVLAQDVTVGVAVREVKMQEAMLRAQLHLKKGEWAKVIETLEPVETHTEKFWEVVRKTGGDPAQMWLPSDSPVANSDEIRIFLLRSEALLAIGRYKDALGEAEKAVFVNRRNAMARVMRAFAYYGQGKREVAEKEYQVAIAGMMPEQRQVADRARSDLLARLRD; this is encoded by the coding sequence ATGATCGGGATTGCAACTGAAGAAAGGGCGCGTGAGCGCCCTTTTTTACTGTCTGGCTATGTAGGGTTGTGGGTGGGGCTGCTGGCGGTCGCTCTGCTCCTCGCTTATAGCGACGTCGTGGCTAATGGCTACGTATGGGACGACTGGGAAATCGTTGCCCGTGCACTCGGAGGTCACGGGCGAAGTGGCTTAGAGACGATCCTTGGGCCAGTTCTTCCTGGCGCCCCCTATTTCCGCCCTCTGGTCATCGGGACATTTGTTGCCGAGATGCAGTGGGGGGGCTCAAACTCAGCCCGCACGCATACGATCAGCATTGCCATACATTTGGCGAATACCTTGCTAATCTTTTCCGTGATGTTGGTGCTTGCTCGGCGAATTCGGGGTTCGCTGAACGTAAAAACGGTCACGTGGTTGGGGTGCGGTACATTGCTTTATGCCTTGCACCCCGCTTTAATTGAAGCCGTTGCTTGGGCGTCCGCAAGATTTGACCTCTTGGCGACGAATATTGCGCTGGTTTATGTTTTGGCTGGGCTGTTACTGCGTGGGGCCGCTAGATTACCAATTTTATTTGTTCTCTTCCTTGCAGCAATGTTTAGCAAGGAAGCCGTGATCGGGTTGCCGATTTTTTTTGCATTATTGTCCGATGCACTAGAGAGGAATGCTCGACCTGCTGGCTTTGCTGTAATCCGGCTAAGAGGGCTGGTTGAGGGGGTGGTAATTTGTTTGCTGGGTGCCGGGATCTATTTCTACGCGAAAAGCTATTTCATCGATCAGGCGATTTTTACCGACACATTCGTTGCGAATGAGTGGGGCGGTTGGAGGCGTTTTGCCTTGATAGGTGAAACCTTGCTGACCTACGCTTCGCTTGTATTCGCACCGTTCACCTCAATTGGACCGTACCACCCCATTCCCTGGGATTATGCGAATGGCTATCGTCCGCTGTTTGTCTCCACCGGGGTGGCCTGCTTCGCTGGTCTCATGGTGGTGCAAGGATTACGAGGGCGTTGGTGGCTTCTGATTGCAATAATGTGCGTCATTGCGCCTGTGATAAATGTCTTGCCTTTGAGTGTGGCCGGCAGTATTGCTCAGGATCGGTATCTGACATTGCCGCTCGCAATGATCGCTATATCGAGCGTTGTTTTGGTTTTGAAAACACCCTCTCTTCTGCGTCTAGAAACCCCAGCCTCTATTGCAGTGACACTCTTGGCCTTTGCTGTCTTTTGGATGAATGTGAAGGTCACAGTTCCCCTCTGGAAAAGCGACCTTACTCTATGGGCATGGGCTGCAGAAAAGCACGGGTCGTTGCCTTACGTTCGAAAGAATCACGTGTCGTCGCTCATCGCGTATGGAATGATTGACCAGGCGGAGGCGGTGCTCGCGCAAGACGTTACAGTAGGAGTTGCGGTGCGCGAGGTAAAGATGCAGGAAGCCATGTTGCGCGCCCAGTTGCACTTAAAGAAGGGCGAATGGGCGAAGGTGATTGAAACTCTCGAGCCGGTTGAAACCCACACGGAAAAATTCTGGGAAGTCGTGCGCAAAACCGGGGGCGATCCTGCCCAGATGTGGTTGCCATCGGACAGTCCCGTCGCTAACTCAGATGAAATAAGGATATTTTTGCTTCGCTCGGAAGCCTTGCTGGCGATTGGGCGATATAAAGACGCCTTGGGTGAGGCTGAGAAAGCGGTGTTCGTCAATAGACGCAACGCAATGGCGAGAGTCATGCGTGCGTTTGCATATTACGGTCAGGGTAAGCGTGAAGTGGCAGAAAAGGAATACCAAGTTGCCATCGCCGGAATGATGCCAGAACAGCGACAGGTCGCTGATCGTGCGAGATCCGATTTACTCGCGCGATTGCGTGATTAA
- the tkt gene encoding transketolase: MPNATKNSTAMANAIRVLAMDAVQQANSGHPGAPMGMADMAVALWSRHLRHSPTNPQWLDRDRFVLSNGHASMLIYALLHLSGYDLSVDDLKAFRQMHSKTPGHPEVGITPGVETTTGPLGQGITNAVGFALAEKLLAAEFNREGHRIVDHHTYAFLGDGCLMEGISHEAVALAGAWKLNKLIALYDDNGISIDGQVTPWFIDNTPKRFEACGWNVVGPVDGHDIDAVDAAIERAKLSGDKPTLIVCKTHIGKGSPNRANTAKAHGEPLGGDEIKLTREALSWVHEPFMLPEEVYADWNAKADGELLVNDWNARFDAYKAAFPELAAEYVRRMAGELPANFSEIAVQAVAAAHDKAETVASRKASQQALEHFTAALPELLGGSADLTGSNLTNTKSTPPVRFEDDGSVAVTELGKPGRHINYGVREFGMAAIMNGVALHGGFIPYGGTFLTFSDYSRNAIRMAALMKQRVIHVFTHDSIGLGEDGPTHQSVEHAASLRLIPGLDVWRPADTTETAVAWSIALANKNRPTALLLSRQNLPYAPKVDADVITQGAYILAEPSEVGLKKKPVAVIIATGSEVQLALHAQAELAKQKIPVRVVSMPSTTVFDRQDVAYKKAVLPNKLPRIAVEAGVTDFWWKYGVDAVVGIDTYGESAPAGVLFKHFGFTTENVVATVRKVLSIKK; this comes from the coding sequence ATGCCCAACGCCACCAAGAACTCCACCGCCATGGCCAACGCGATCCGCGTGCTGGCCATGGATGCCGTCCAGCAAGCCAACTCCGGCCACCCCGGGGCGCCGATGGGCATGGCCGACATGGCCGTGGCACTGTGGAGCCGGCACCTGCGCCACAGCCCGACGAACCCGCAATGGCTGGACCGTGACCGCTTCGTGCTGTCGAACGGCCACGCCTCGATGCTGATCTACGCGCTGCTGCACCTGAGCGGCTACGACCTGTCGGTCGATGACCTCAAGGCTTTCCGCCAGATGCACAGCAAGACGCCGGGCCACCCGGAAGTCGGCATCACCCCGGGCGTCGAAACGACCACCGGCCCGCTGGGTCAGGGCATCACCAACGCCGTGGGCTTTGCGCTGGCCGAGAAGCTGCTGGCCGCCGAGTTCAACCGCGAAGGCCACCGCATCGTCGACCACCACACCTACGCTTTCCTGGGTGATGGCTGCCTGATGGAAGGCATCAGCCACGAGGCCGTGGCCCTGGCCGGCGCCTGGAAGCTCAACAAGCTGATCGCCCTGTACGACGACAACGGCATCTCGATCGACGGTCAGGTCACGCCCTGGTTCATCGACAACACGCCCAAGCGTTTCGAGGCCTGTGGCTGGAACGTGGTCGGCCCCGTCGACGGCCATGACATCGACGCCGTCGACGCCGCCATCGAGCGCGCCAAGCTGAGCGGCGACAAGCCTACGCTGATCGTCTGCAAGACCCACATCGGCAAGGGCTCGCCCAACCGCGCCAACACGGCCAAGGCCCACGGCGAGCCGCTGGGCGGCGACGAGATCAAGCTGACCCGCGAGGCACTGAGCTGGGTGCACGAGCCCTTCATGCTGCCGGAAGAGGTGTACGCCGACTGGAACGCCAAGGCCGATGGTGAGTTGCTGGTCAACGACTGGAATGCCCGCTTCGATGCCTACAAGGCCGCTTTCCCCGAGCTGGCTGCCGAGTACGTGCGCCGCATGGCCGGCGAGCTGCCTGCCAACTTCTCGGAGATCGCTGTGCAAGCCGTGGCCGCAGCCCACGACAAGGCCGAGACCGTGGCCAGTCGCAAGGCCAGCCAGCAGGCGCTGGAGCACTTCACGGCTGCGCTGCCCGAGCTGCTGGGCGGGTCGGCCGACCTGACCGGCTCGAACCTGACCAACACCAAGAGTACGCCGCCCGTGCGCTTCGAGGACGACGGCTCGGTGGCCGTCACGGAGCTGGGCAAGCCCGGCCGCCACATCAACTACGGTGTGCGCGAGTTCGGCATGGCCGCCATCATGAACGGCGTGGCGCTGCACGGCGGCTTCATCCCCTACGGCGGCACTTTCCTGACCTTCAGCGACTACAGCCGCAACGCCATCCGCATGGCCGCGCTGATGAAGCAGCGCGTGATCCACGTGTTCACGCACGATTCGATCGGCCTGGGTGAAGACGGCCCGACCCACCAGTCGGTGGAGCACGCCGCCAGCCTGCGTCTGATCCCGGGTCTGGACGTCTGGCGTCCGGCCGACACGACGGAAACCGCCGTGGCCTGGTCGATCGCGCTGGCCAACAAGAACCGCCCGACTGCGCTGCTGCTGTCGCGCCAGAACCTGCCGTACGCGCCGAAGGTCGACGCCGACGTCATCACCCAGGGCGCTTACATCCTGGCCGAGCCGTCGGAAGTGGGCCTGAAGAAGAAGCCGGTGGCCGTGATCATCGCCACGGGTTCGGAAGTGCAGCTGGCCCTGCATGCGCAGGCCGAGCTGGCCAAGCAGAAGATCCCGGTGCGCGTGGTGTCGATGCCGTCGACCACGGTGTTTGACCGCCAGGACGTGGCCTACAAGAAGGCCGTGCTGCCGAACAAGCTCCCCCGCATTGCGGTGGAAGCGGGCGTGACCGACTTCTGGTGGAAGTATGGTGTGGATGCTGTCGTCGGCATCGACACCTACGGCGAATCGGCGCCGGCCGGCGTGCTGTTCAAGCACTTCGGCTTCACCACCGAGAACGTCGTCGCCACGGTTCGCAAGGTCCTGTCGATCAAGAAGTAA
- a CDS encoding MBL fold metallo-hydrolase, which produces MIRVLGCHGSIAARCHTTAFLLDDDILIDAGSGVGELRLDELARVDHILLTHSHLDHVLSIPLLADTVIKLRQGAGGLNDLRPIHVHALPETLDALRQHVFNGVIWPDFTRLPSAARPILVLHELTVGAELLFPARGGLPDRRVHVLPAAHTVPAVGYAVETPQGWWVFTGDTGPNPALWQALQGHRIAQLVIETAFGNEEAHLAQISGHLSPQSLAQELVQLDGEVSVYITHPKPGEVPAVLSQIRALDSRHLIEPLREGQRFHLTRGTEGGA; this is translated from the coding sequence ATGATCCGGGTTCTGGGGTGCCATGGTTCGATTGCCGCGCGGTGCCACACGACCGCGTTCCTGCTTGACGACGACATCCTGATCGATGCGGGGAGTGGTGTCGGAGAGCTGCGGCTGGATGAACTCGCCCGGGTCGACCACATCCTGCTGACGCACAGCCACCTTGACCACGTCCTCTCCATTCCGCTTCTTGCCGATACGGTGATCAAGCTGCGACAGGGCGCGGGTGGCTTGAACGACCTGCGTCCAATCCACGTGCATGCGTTGCCTGAAACGCTCGACGCGCTGCGTCAGCACGTCTTCAACGGCGTCATCTGGCCCGACTTCACCCGCCTGCCGAGCGCGGCCCGGCCCATTCTGGTGCTGCATGAGTTGACTGTGGGGGCCGAGCTGCTGTTCCCGGCGCGCGGTGGGCTCCCGGACCGACGGGTTCATGTGCTGCCCGCGGCGCACACGGTGCCCGCGGTGGGCTACGCGGTGGAAACGCCTCAAGGATGGTGGGTCTTCACGGGCGACACGGGGCCGAATCCGGCGCTGTGGCAGGCGCTGCAAGGCCATCGCATTGCCCAGTTGGTGATCGAGACGGCGTTCGGCAACGAAGAAGCCCACCTGGCTCAGATCAGCGGTCACTTGTCGCCGCAGAGCCTGGCGCAGGAGCTAGTGCAGCTGGATGGCGAGGTGAGTGTGTACATCACCCACCCGAAGCCCGGCGAGGTGCCGGCGGTGCTGTCACAGATCCGGGCGCTGGACAGTCGGCATCTTATCGAGCCGCTGCGGGAAGGCCAGCGGTTTCATCTCACGCGCGGCACCGAAGGTGGCGCCTGA